From the genome of Solidesulfovibrio carbinolicus, one region includes:
- a CDS encoding EAL domain-containing protein, with product MEAFGWERGASPPLVLALGKRKVRPTQKTLNALSSLGASIAIDDFGTGHSALSYLNRFRVDVLKSDSSFVSGVEKDRRKAELVKAFIAVARALDMDVVAEGVELPEQAELLCAHGCLVGQGFLYSRPLPFEEFERLVLQPFSTCN from the coding sequence GTGGAGGCCTTCGGGTGGGAGCGTGGGGCAAGCCCACCCCTCGTGTTGGCGCTTGGTAAGCGCAAAGTGCGCCCCACACAAAAGACCTTGAACGCCTTGAGCAGCCTGGGCGCATCCATCGCCATCGACGATTTCGGCACTGGCCACTCCGCCCTGAGCTATCTCAACCGGTTCCGTGTCGATGTGCTCAAAAGCGATAGTTCCTTTGTTTCGGGTGTGGAAAAGGACCGTCGCAAGGCAGAACTGGTCAAAGCTTTCATCGCCGTGGCTCGGGCCTTGGACATGGATGTGGTGGCCGAGGGCGTAGAGTTGCCCGAGCAGGCGGAGCTCCTGTGCGCCCATGGCTGTCTTGTGGGACAGGGCTTTTTATATAGCCGCCCGCTCCCTTTTGAAGAATTCGAGCGCCTCGTGCTTCAGCCATTTTCGACATGTAATTGA
- a CDS encoding TetR/AcrR family transcriptional regulator, translating into MGRKKTTASDAAAMKLQILETAENLFRQIGYAKTTVTDIAKALGMSQANIYRYFPSKAGINEAICERVVHQIEAQSWEALVQDGTSTERLKRFIKEYHRTVKNSIIKEKRLYDMVAVAMDEHWSVIQGHSARVRDLLKIIIEQGMSSGEFRRVNSDNMAKALNGSLAVFIYPKLLEHEINDEERGGDHDRLDADLDQLLDLVLNGLCSGEK; encoded by the coding sequence ATGGGCCGAAAAAAAACCACCGCCTCCGATGCTGCGGCCATGAAACTGCAAATCCTCGAGACCGCCGAAAATCTCTTCCGCCAAATCGGCTACGCCAAAACCACCGTCACCGACATCGCCAAGGCGCTGGGCATGAGCCAGGCGAACATCTACCGCTACTTTCCCTCCAAGGCGGGCATCAACGAAGCCATTTGCGAGCGAGTCGTGCATCAGATCGAAGCGCAATCCTGGGAAGCATTGGTGCAGGACGGCACGTCCACCGAACGCCTGAAGCGCTTCATCAAGGAATATCACCGAACGGTCAAAAACAGCATCATCAAGGAAAAGCGGCTGTATGACATGGTGGCCGTCGCCATGGACGAGCACTGGTCCGTCATCCAGGGCCATAGCGCACGCGTCAGGGATTTGCTCAAAATCATCATTGAGCAAGGCATGTCGTCGGGCGAGTTTCGGCGCGTCAACAGCGACAACATGGCCAAGGCCCTTAATGGCTCCCTGGCGGTCTTCATCTATCCCAAGCTGCTCGAACACGAGATAAATGACGAAGAGCGCGGCGGCGATCATGATCGCCTTGATGCAGACCTTGACCAACTGCTTGATCTTGTATTGAACGGCCTTTGCTCAGGCGAAAAATAG
- a CDS encoding efflux RND transporter periplasmic adaptor subunit, whose amino-acid sequence MRITLDTETAKRTYSGVVVARHEVQESFRVGGRIEKRLVDVGDHVREGQVLATLDEKDLRLSVESAQAELRAALSNKDQTASDDKRYATLLAKHVVSQSEYDLKHLAADEARSRVERAESALKLAMSQLGYAKLLASTDGVVTKTSAEAGQVVPQGQSVVTVARKGALEVLVDIPERRLQDIKGTQADISLWANRDARFRAVLRETSPSADPATRTYAVRYSLPDADAAVRLGMTATLHLSEAAAVPTARIPVSALLNQGNGPGVWRVDVPTGQLTFVPVTVDHYTEGDAYVRSDKLANGDNIVTTGVHKLDKGLTVRLAGAATEDVR is encoded by the coding sequence ATGCGGATTACCCTGGACACGGAGACGGCAAAGCGCACCTATTCAGGCGTCGTCGTGGCCCGCCACGAGGTGCAGGAATCCTTCCGGGTCGGCGGGCGCATCGAAAAGCGGCTGGTGGACGTCGGGGACCATGTCCGGGAAGGCCAAGTGCTGGCGACCTTGGACGAGAAGGATCTCCGCCTCTCGGTGGAAAGCGCCCAGGCCGAACTGCGGGCGGCCCTGTCCAACAAGGACCAGACCGCCAGCGACGACAAACGCTATGCCACGCTCCTGGCCAAGCATGTGGTCAGCCAATCCGAATACGATCTCAAGCATCTGGCTGCCGACGAGGCCCGTTCCCGCGTGGAGCGCGCCGAGAGCGCGCTCAAGCTTGCCATGAGCCAGCTTGGCTATGCCAAGCTGCTCGCCAGCACCGACGGCGTGGTCACCAAGACCAGCGCCGAGGCCGGCCAGGTCGTGCCCCAAGGCCAAAGCGTGGTCACCGTGGCCCGCAAGGGCGCCCTGGAAGTGCTGGTCGACATTCCCGAACGGCGTCTGCAGGACATCAAGGGCACCCAGGCGGACATCTCCCTGTGGGCCAACCGCGACGCCCGCTTCCGGGCCGTGCTGCGCGAAACGTCCCCGTCGGCCGACCCGGCCACCCGGACCTATGCCGTGCGCTATTCGCTGCCCGACGCCGACGCCGCCGTGCGCCTGGGCATGACGGCCACGCTCCATCTCTCCGAGGCCGCCGCCGTCCCGACCGCCCGGATACCGGTCAGCGCCCTGCTCAACCAGGGCAACGGGCCGGGCGTCTGGCGCGTCGACGTCCCAACCGGGCAATTGACCTTTGTCCCGGTCACGGTGGACCACTACACCGAAGGCGACGCCTATGTGCGAAGCGACAAGCTCGCAAACGGCGACAACATCGTCACGACCGGCGTGCACAAGCTCGACAAAGGGCTGACCGTTCGCCTGGCCGGCGCAGCGACGGAGGACGTCCGGTGA